The genomic interval CACCTTCGAGGAAGTCGGCGGTTACGACGACATCGTGCTTCTGCGCGACATTCCGGTGCAGTCGCATTGCGAACACCACATGCTGCCCTTCGTCGGCAAGACGCACATCGCCTACTATCCGGAGGGCCGCGTCGTCGGCCTGTCGAAACTCGCCCGCGTCGTCGACATCTATGCCCGGCGCCTGCAGACCCAGGAAAACCTCACCGCGCAGATCGCCACCACCATCGACGAGGTGCTGCAGCCGCGCGGCGTGGCGATCCTGATGGAAGCGCAGCACATGTGCATGAGCCTGCGCGGCGTGCGCAAGCACGACGTCTCGACGATCACGACCCAGTTCACCGGCTTGTTCCGCGACGACCCGGACGAGCAGGACCGCTTCCTGCGCC from Microbaculum marinisediminis carries:
- the folE gene encoding GTP cyclohydrolase I FolE; this encodes MDAILRNLSTSSVETRERDAAARPSREQVEAAVRTLLAWTGDNPKREGLIDTPHRVAKAYEELYGGYFECPIEALSRTFEEVGGYDDIVLLRDIPVQSHCEHHMLPFVGKTHIAYYPEGRVVGLSKLARVVDIYARRLQTQENLTAQIATTIDEVLQPRGVAILMEAQHMCMSLRGVRKHDVSTITTQFTGLFRDDPDEQDRFLRLIRN